One genomic segment of Hordeum vulgare subsp. vulgare chromosome 2H, MorexV3_pseudomolecules_assembly, whole genome shotgun sequence includes these proteins:
- the LOC123428547 gene encoding putative disease resistance protein RGA3, whose protein sequence is MAGIGAMIAAALLKEVVQQIGSLVGGQIKLQQSLDKDLKEMKMTLESIEALLKDAEHANTNNSMRLWLSRLRDAMYGIADMIDDFEAEATRKFSIKKLCKMGPKFTLANKMKMMREELQGITHQYREFMLVPGTNADELKFIQMRETYSTIEDSIIGRAEEENKIWVSLSENTVQDLVVLAMHGIGGLGKTTLAKMIYNNNTKFEEYVRVWIYVSETFDLNKIGNSLISQLSQNESTYTETQMIHRSLAQLLANKKILIVLDDLWAEDDSQLDSLVAMLKVGKGSKVVVIATTRNEEIARKISTIPSHELASLTDEMCWTIIKQKSGFESRDDKEQLKDIGEAIAAKCGGVALAAQSIGPILETMTYNQWKKVKDSDIWKESSSSSDPKDKAATRVLASLKLSYTFMPRYLKLCFAYWAIFPKGYKICKGDLIHQWISLSFIGATPTFTAWELGEMYITQLLKLSFLQHLKVFV, encoded by the exons ATGGCGGGCATCGGGGCCATGATTGCCGCTGCACTTCTGAAGGAGGTGGTGCAGCAGATTGGTTCGCTGGTGGGAGGTCAGATCAAGCTGCAGCAGAGCTTGGACAAGGACCTCAAGGAGATGAAGATGACCCTCGAGTCCATTGAGGCGCTCCTCAAGGACGCTGAGCACGCCAACACCAACAATTCCATGCGTTTGTGGCTCAGTCGTCTCAGGGACGCCATGTATGGCATCGCCGACATGATTGATGATTTTGAGGCTGAGGCAACACGCAAG TTCTCCATCAAGAAGCTCTGCAAGATGGGCCCAAAGTTCACATTGGCTaacaagatgaagatgatgagagaggAACTGCAGGGGATCACACATCAGTATCGGGAATTCATGTTAGTGCCGGGCACTAATGCTGATGAGCTGAAATTCATACAAATGCGAGAAACATATTCAACCATTGAGGATTCAATCATTGGGAGGGCCGAAGAGGAAAATAAAATATGGGTTTCTTTATCTGAGAACACAGTACAAGACCTCGTTGTCCTTGCTATGCACGGCATTGGAGGCCTTGGCAAGACGACCTTGGCGAAAATGATTTACAATAATAATACAAAATTTGAAGAATACGTCCGGGTGTGGATTTATGTGTCCGAGACATTTGATTTGAACAAAATTGGCAATTCTTTAATAAGTCAACTGTCACAGAATGAGAGTACCTACACTGAAACGCAGATGATACACAGATCACTTGCACAGCTACTCGCCAATAAGAAGATTCTTATTGTCCTAGATGATTTGTGGGCAGAGGATGATTCCCAATTGGATAGTCTGGTTGCAATGCTTAAGGTTGGCAAGGGTAGTAAGGTGGTTGTTATAGCAACCACACGCAATGAGGAGATTGCAAGGAAAATTTCGACCATTCCCTCACATGAGTTAGCATCACTAACAGATGAGATGTGCTGGACTATAATTAAGCAAAAAAGTGGCTTCGAATCTAGAGATGATAAAGAACAGTTAAAGGATATAGGGGAAGCCATTGCAGCGAAGTGTGGAGGTGTGGCTTTAGCTGCTCAATCAATTGGACCCATTTTGGAAACTATGACCTATAATCAGTGGAAGAAAGTGAAAGACAGTGATATCTGGAaagaatcttcttcttcttcagatcccAAAGATAAAGCTGCAACACGGGTGCTTGCATCCTTGAAGTTAAGCTATACTTTTATGCCTCGGTATTTGAAGCTCTGCTTTGCCTATTGGGCAATCTTTCCAAAAGGATACAAGATATGTAAAGGTGATCTAATTCACCAGTGGATTTCTCTTTCTTTTATTGGGGCAACACCAACATTCACCGCTTGGGAGCTCGGCGAGATGTACATTACTCAGCTTTTGAAGCTTTCCTTCCTTCAGCATTTAAAG GTATTTGTTTGA